A single region of the Melioribacteraceae bacterium 4301-Me genome encodes:
- a CDS encoding sodium:solute symporter family protein — protein MTHLQFIDIVVIVVYFLIVFLIAAYYSRKAGKDTGEFFLSGRNLPWYLAGTAMVATTFAADTPLAVTELVARNGIAGNWLWWNMCIGAMLTVFLFSKLWRRANIMTDVEFVELRYEGKPAAVLRGFRALYLGLLMNSIVIGWVNKAMEKIFSVVFPNYDAFFLVAIIAVIIAIYASAAGLLGTARTDSFQFLFAMVGCIILAVIVVNLPQVGGVVLMKEKLAPQVLDFFPKISDINTEGITGGVLALSVGAFIAYVGLQWWSSWYPGADPGGGGYIAQRMMSAKDEKHSLFATLWFTIAHYTVRPWPWILVALAALIIMPRTKSVDEIKHENPLLYSKVVEAFNNKSLLNSNDEIYKTAEFKDVYEKYENTVDPGVMYPKLMVRYLPEGLLGLLIAVFLAAYMSTISSQLNWGTSYIINDFYRRFITKGADEKHYVKISRIAILVTTLFSLVLTKYVLTTISGAWEFIINASAGMGAVLILRWYWWRINAWSEITAMVAPLIIYPIARYKFGLQPPLTLYPTVLGTTIIWIIATYITKPVSETKLIEFYKRTYPGGLGWKRISDKLPEIKTQKGFLRLIINWILGVIMVYSALFGIGKIIFADFIAGLSFILIALIAAIIIYFNLNRVGFQTVVK, from the coding sequence ATGACACATTTACAATTTATTGACATAGTAGTAATTGTAGTCTACTTTTTAATAGTGTTTCTAATTGCTGCGTACTATTCAAGAAAAGCAGGAAAAGATACGGGTGAATTTTTCCTTTCGGGGAGAAATTTGCCTTGGTATTTAGCTGGCACCGCAATGGTTGCAACTACATTTGCAGCAGATACACCCTTAGCTGTAACAGAACTTGTAGCACGTAATGGAATTGCAGGTAATTGGCTATGGTGGAACATGTGTATTGGAGCTATGTTAACTGTTTTTCTTTTTTCTAAGTTGTGGCGCAGAGCAAATATAATGACCGATGTTGAGTTTGTTGAGTTGCGTTATGAGGGAAAACCTGCAGCGGTATTACGAGGCTTTAGAGCGCTTTATCTGGGCCTGCTTATGAATTCAATCGTTATTGGCTGGGTAAATAAAGCAATGGAGAAAATTTTTAGTGTTGTTTTCCCAAACTACGATGCGTTTTTTCTTGTGGCAATAATAGCAGTAATTATAGCTATCTACGCCTCGGCGGCTGGATTATTAGGAACAGCAAGAACAGATAGTTTTCAATTTTTGTTTGCAATGGTAGGATGCATAATACTTGCTGTAATAGTTGTAAACCTCCCTCAAGTTGGTGGAGTAGTTTTAATGAAAGAAAAACTGGCTCCGCAAGTTTTAGATTTCTTTCCTAAGATTTCAGATATAAATACTGAAGGCATAACAGGCGGCGTGCTTGCCTTAAGTGTAGGAGCTTTTATTGCTTATGTAGGCTTACAATGGTGGTCAAGTTGGTATCCTGGTGCTGACCCGGGCGGCGGCGGCTATATTGCGCAGCGTATGATGTCAGCAAAAGATGAAAAACATAGCCTGTTTGCAACTCTTTGGTTTACTATTGCTCACTATACAGTTAGACCTTGGCCTTGGATTTTAGTTGCCCTTGCAGCACTTATAATTATGCCTCGCACTAAAAGTGTGGATGAAATTAAACACGAAAACCCACTCTTGTACTCAAAAGTTGTGGAAGCTTTTAATAATAAATCACTCCTGAACTCAAATGATGAAATTTATAAAACAGCTGAGTTTAAAGATGTATATGAGAAATATGAAAATACAGTCGACCCGGGAGTTATGTACCCTAAATTAATGGTAAGATATTTACCTGAAGGATTATTAGGACTGCTAATCGCTGTTTTTTTAGCTGCTTATATGTCTACCATCTCGTCACAATTAAATTGGGGCACTTCGTATATAATAAATGATTTTTATAGAAGATTTATTACTAAAGGTGCTGATGAAAAACATTATGTAAAAATTTCTCGTATTGCAATTCTTGTTACTACTCTATTTTCTTTGGTTCTTACAAAATACGTTTTAACAACAATTTCTGGTGCGTGGGAATTTATTATTAATGCAAGTGCAGGGATGGGAGCCGTTCTTATTTTACGCTGGTATTGGTGGAGAATTAATGCTTGGTCTGAAATTACTGCTATGGTTGCACCACTAATTATTTATCCAATAGCTCGTTATAAGTTCGGTTTGCAACCGCCTCTTACTTTATACCCTACGGTTTTAGGTACTACTATAATATGGATTATTGCTACATATATTACAAAACCAGTATCTGAAACTAAGCTTATTGAATTCTACAAAAGAACTTATCCTGGTGGATTAGGCTGGAAAAGAATATCTGATAAGTTACCTGAAATAAAAACACAGAAAGGATTTTTAAGACTAATTATTAATTGGATCTTAGGAGTAATAATGGTTTACTCTGCTTTATTTGGGATTGGAAAAATAATCTTTGCAGATTTTATTGCTGGGCTTTCTTTTATTCTAATTGCCCTAATTGCAGCAATAATTATTTATTTTAACTTGAATAGGGTGGGATTCCAAACAGTTGTAAAATAA
- the nagB gene encoding glucosamine-6-phosphate deaminase has protein sequence MRLIIQPNYEMVSKWAANYVVKRILNFNPTSSKRFVLGLPTGSSPIGMYKELIRLNKSGIVSFKYVTTFNMDEYVGLPEDHPQSYHSFMWNNFFNHIDIDRKFVNILNGNAENLQKECEDYEKKIKEAGGIKLFVGGIGPDGHIAFNEPGSSLGSLTRIKTLTMDTIIANSRFFDNDINKVPKMALTVGVKTILDAEEVMIIVSGLNKARALAKAVEEGVNHMWTISTLQLHPKAIIICDEAATYELKVGTVKYFKDIEAENLPPETLLKNLT, from the coding sequence ATGAGGTTAATAATTCAGCCGAACTACGAAATGGTTTCTAAGTGGGCAGCTAACTATGTAGTAAAAAGAATATTGAACTTTAATCCTACTTCATCAAAAAGATTTGTATTGGGCTTGCCCACAGGGTCTTCACCTATTGGTATGTATAAAGAATTAATCAGATTAAATAAGTCGGGAATTGTTTCGTTTAAGTATGTTACTACTTTTAATATGGATGAATATGTTGGTTTGCCGGAGGACCATCCTCAAAGTTATCATTCTTTTATGTGGAATAATTTTTTTAATCATATCGATATTGACAGAAAATTTGTAAACATTCTTAACGGTAATGCAGAGAACCTGCAGAAAGAATGTGAGGACTACGAGAAAAAAATTAAAGAGGCTGGAGGTATTAAATTATTTGTAGGTGGGATTGGTCCTGATGGCCATATTGCATTTAACGAGCCAGGCTCTTCACTTGGTTCATTAACAAGAATTAAAACGCTTACAATGGATACTATAATAGCTAATTCGAGATTCTTTGATAACGATATTAATAAAGTACCTAAAATGGCATTAACTGTCGGTGTTAAAACTATCTTAGATGCTGAGGAAGTTATGATAATTGTAAGCGGGTTAAACAAAGCAAGAGCATTAGCTAAAGCTGTAGAAGAAGGTGTAAATCATATGTGGACTATTAGTACCTTGCAGCTGCATCCAAAAGCCATTATTATTTGTGATGAAGCAGCTACTTATGAATTAAAGGTAGGCACTGTTAAATATTTTAAAGATATTGAAGCAGAAAACTTACCGCCAGAAACATTGCTTAAAAATTTGACTTAA
- the cysK gene encoding cysteine synthase A, which translates to MKVENILQTIGQTPHLKINKLFGSEHEVWIKLERANPGASIKDRIALSMIEDAEKKGILKKDSIIVEPTSGNTGIGLAIVSAVKGYQLILVMPESMSIERRKIMMAYGAKLELTPREKGMKGAIERANEIAAKNPKVWIPQQFENYANVEIHVKTTAQEILNDFPEGIDYLITGVGTGGHITGVSKVLKSNFAELKVFAVEPADSPVLSGGEPGPHWLQGLGAGFIPKILDTKLLDGVITITKEEAFNFAQRAAKEEGLFAGISTGAALAAVSKKLNDIPKGKKILTFNYDTGERYLSIDGLWM; encoded by the coding sequence ATGAAAGTAGAAAATATTTTACAGACAATTGGTCAAACACCTCATTTAAAAATAAATAAACTCTTTGGCAGCGAACATGAAGTCTGGATTAAACTCGAACGAGCAAATCCTGGCGCAAGTATTAAAGATAGAATTGCACTGTCAATGATTGAAGATGCAGAGAAAAAAGGCATACTTAAAAAAGATAGTATAATTGTAGAACCAACATCAGGGAATACAGGCATTGGCTTAGCTATAGTATCGGCTGTTAAAGGTTATCAATTAATATTAGTTATGCCGGAGTCGATGTCAATTGAAAGAAGAAAAATTATGATGGCCTATGGTGCAAAATTAGAATTGACCCCTCGTGAAAAAGGGATGAAAGGTGCAATTGAAAGAGCAAATGAAATTGCTGCTAAGAATCCTAAAGTTTGGATACCTCAACAATTTGAAAATTATGCTAACGTAGAAATACATGTTAAAACTACAGCACAAGAAATTTTAAATGATTTCCCTGAAGGAATTGATTATTTAATAACGGGCGTTGGTACTGGAGGTCATATAACAGGTGTAAGTAAGGTATTGAAGTCAAACTTTGCTGAATTAAAAGTATTTGCAGTTGAACCAGCGGATTCACCTGTTCTTTCTGGTGGTGAACCTGGTCCACATTGGCTGCAAGGTTTGGGAGCGGGTTTTATCCCTAAGATATTAGATACTAAATTACTCGATGGAGTAATCACAATTACAAAAGAAGAAGCATTCAATTTTGCACAACGCGCTGCAAAAGAAGAAGGATTATTTGCAGGTATATCAACTGGAGCAGCTCTCGCAGCAGTCTCTAAAAAATTAAATGATATACCAAAAGGTAAAAAAATCTTAACGTTTAATTACGATACTGGCGAAAGATATCTTTCTATTGATGGACTGTGGATGTAA
- a CDS encoding OsmC family protein codes for MSKINNVNINGIKSFEEIIKNDSAAAKKTQVIEGEWILQEGGTQFVSKIKFEGGETEFKVDNPSFMGGTGSLPGPLHYCFFGLASCYTGTFATMAAMLGLKLKKLTTKVEASINFSKVFGLGDLPIMEEVRVKLNVISDEPKEKIKQAEEMALQRCPVVFTLKNPVKLIADLEITTQ; via the coding sequence ATGAGTAAAATAAATAACGTAAATATAAATGGAATAAAATCCTTTGAAGAAATAATTAAAAATGACTCAGCTGCTGCAAAAAAAACACAAGTCATTGAAGGTGAGTGGATATTACAAGAAGGCGGAACTCAATTTGTTTCAAAAATTAAATTTGAAGGCGGTGAAACAGAATTTAAAGTTGATAACCCATCTTTTATGGGTGGTACAGGATCTTTGCCCGGTCCTTTGCATTATTGCTTTTTTGGACTTGCATCTTGTTACACAGGAACTTTCGCAACTATGGCTGCAATGTTAGGACTAAAATTAAAAAAGTTGACTACAAAAGTTGAAGCAAGTATAAACTTTTCAAAAGTTTTTGGCTTGGGCGACTTACCAATAATGGAAGAGGTAAGAGTTAAACTAAATGTGATAAGCGATGAACCAAAAGAGAAAATTAAACAAGCTGAAGAAATGGCTTTGCAAAGATGCCCAGTTGTTTTTACTCTTAAAAATCCAGTAAAGCTTATAGCGGATTTGGAAATTACAACACAATAA
- the epsC gene encoding serine O-acetyltransferase EpsC, with protein sequence METVNQNVFNAFAKELLAKRQTHSCTASLKIEAIEYLNSIIDFLFPHFSNKVYLTEDDVISKLQLLKRDLIQLIKLLNGLAPFNTEEIAEMFIRKIPIINKMLWQDAQSIYEGDPAAESIDEVILAYPGFLAITIYRIAHEIYKLKVPIIPRILTEHAHEKTGIDIHPGATIDSPFFIDHGTGIVIGETTIIGKNVKLYQGVTLGALSVDKSLSQTKRHPTIEDEVIIYSQAVILGGSTVIGKGSVIGGNAWITQSIPPNSVVYNKSEVRVRSNIELEKTIDFII encoded by the coding sequence ATGGAAACAGTAAATCAAAACGTGTTTAATGCATTTGCAAAAGAATTATTAGCAAAAAGACAAACTCATTCTTGTACAGCCTCTTTGAAAATAGAAGCTATTGAATACCTTAATAGCATAATTGATTTCTTGTTCCCTCACTTTTCTAATAAAGTTTATTTAACGGAAGATGATGTGATTTCAAAGTTGCAGCTATTAAAAAGAGATCTTATTCAGCTAATAAAGCTACTCAATGGATTGGCGCCATTCAATACAGAAGAAATTGCTGAAATGTTTATACGAAAAATTCCAATTATTAATAAAATGCTTTGGCAAGATGCTCAATCTATTTACGAAGGTGACCCGGCTGCAGAAAGTATTGATGAAGTTATACTTGCTTATCCCGGTTTCTTAGCTATTACGATTTACCGAATAGCTCACGAAATTTACAAGCTTAAGGTTCCAATAATACCTAGAATTTTGACTGAACATGCGCATGAAAAAACTGGAATTGATATTCATCCCGGTGCAACAATTGATTCGCCATTTTTTATTGACCATGGAACAGGAATAGTAATTGGCGAAACAACAATTATTGGCAAGAACGTGAAATTATATCAAGGTGTTACATTAGGTGCATTAAGTGTAGATAAGAGTTTATCGCAAACAAAAAGACATCCTACAATAGAAGATGAAGTGATAATTTATTCACAAGCAGTAATTCTTGGCGGGAGTACTGTAATAGGAAAAGGAAGTGTAATTGGTGGAAATGCATGGATTACTCAAAGTATACCGCCAAATTCCGTTGTCTATAACAAAAGCGAAGTTAGAGTTCGCAGTAATATTGAATTAGAAAAAACAATTGATTTTATAATTTGA